Genomic window (Nymphaea colorata isolate Beijing-Zhang1983 chromosome 1, ASM883128v2, whole genome shotgun sequence):
TACGGAAAATCGTGATAAGATGGAGGAAAAGGAATTAAGACATTAGTGACAAAAATGCAGATAAAATAACTGAATAAATAAGATATTCATATTGCATGTCCATATCTCATTTGCACAAAATATACGAACTCTAGAGACAGAAAAGTCTCAAAAACATAGAATGTAACTCACATAGTCGAGAATACATCCCTTTCCCAGGACCACCAGCAGAGAAAGAACCACCTCCACCCATCAACATCTGAAAGGAGATCATACTTGTTAGCATCATTGACAAAGGAAACCCAACACGTTGACAACAGcaagaaaagtaaaataaacaGGAGCATCACTCATGCaaactgaaaatgaagaatttcTCATAAGGGGAAGTGCAGCTGTAGGACCTGAAGCACTGTCAGTGTGATTGCATCCTTCTCATTATTCCAGCCCCCTGGAACTTCAAAAGCAAGAGCAACATGGGTGCTCTGCTTCAGTCACAAAAGCAAGCACAATGAGATGAAGCAAATTAATGAAGGATAAGACATTTTGTAAATATGTTATTCAAACAAAGTTTACATACTGGTGAATCTGCTTGACACCGAAAATCACCTCCAACATATACAGATTCTGGAGCTTCAGGTGGAGGAACCTTTGGCATGTCTGACAAAAGAGGCCCTGCAACTGCAAGTAATTCCTCATGGTCCACACCGGATGCTGCCAAAACCATCCGTGGAGCAGTATAATTTTCCTACATGTGAACCAAAATAGCTAATCATTCCATGCTTTATTAACTAGTATAgcaaacaaacaagaaataaaTTTAACAAGGAAAACTACGCTATCAAACAAGAAGTAAATTTAGCAAGGGCAACAATCTTACAGAAACAAACTCCCCCAGAATTGAACTATTTAATCTGTTTATTGCAGATTCAGGAGCCAATAAAGGATTTGCCAAAGCGCCTGAGTATCCAGCTGAATGAATTGCCTCCAATAGCAAACCCTGTGGATTATTAGAAATTTCTGCAATCTCTGCCTTCACCTTCTGTAGCTGTTAGCATAAAATACAATCTGGAATTAACTTGTTGGCCACAGCACCTTAAAATAGGCATAACCAAAATATTCAGATTATGTACCTGCTCATCAACCTCCCAGTCCAGGAAAACAGGATTTCTGACACTATCTATTAGCAATTCAACCATCTCGGGTACATAAGTTTTCAAAGCATCATAAGAATAGCACATCTGCTCTCGAGAAGCTGAAGCCATAACATTTCCTCCTATCGCCTCAACCTCTCGAACAGTGCGTAGATGGCTGCGGTTGGTTGTACTTTTGAATGCCATCCTTTCTAGAAGGTGAGTGGCCCCAAATGAAATGGGTGTCTCATAAACAGAGCCACAATCAACAAACAGGCCAATGGATGCAGCAGGATTCTGCTTGACAGCACTCaggaagtgaaaaaaaaaatgcaagatgaACATAGGATCGTCtaataggaaaaagaaacaactcaTTAGTTTTACAGCAACCATACCGTGGATGTCTCTGAAGCAATCTTAACACCATTGGGGAGAGTCGTGACCTTCGTTTTTCCTGGTTCCACATAGTCTGGCAAAGGAGGAGGAA
Coding sequences:
- the LOC116264037 gene encoding mitochondrial-processing peptidase subunit alpha-like isoform X2 codes for the protein MYRNAASRLRALKSHTGGTITARCATTVAEKSSSGGLFSWLTGERSSTLPPLNVPLPGVSLPPPLPDYVEPGKTKVTTLPNGVKIASETSTNPAASIGLFVDCGSVYETPISFGATHLLERMAFKSTTNRSHLRTVREVEAIGGNVMASASREQMCYSYDALKTYVPEMVELLIDSVRNPVFLDWEVDEQLQKVKAEIAEISNNPQGLLLEAIHSAGYSGALANPLLAPESAINRLNSSILGEFVSENYTAPRMVLAASGVDHEELLAVAGPLLSDMPKVPPPEAPESVYVGGDFRCQADSPSTHVALAFEVPGGWNNEKDAITLTVLQMLMGGGGSFSAGGPGKGMYSRLYLRILNQFQQIQSFSAFNSVYNNTGIFGIHATTSSDFVPKAVDLAARELLAMATPGEVDQVQLDRAKTSTKSAVLMNLESRMVAAEDIGRQILTYGERKPVEHFLHIIDGVTLKDISAFAEKIISSPLTMASWGDVVNVPRYDSVSSKFRA
- the LOC116264037 gene encoding mitochondrial-processing peptidase subunit alpha-like isoform X1, which gives rise to MYRNAASRLRALKSHTGGTITARCATTVAEKSSSGGLFSWLTGERSSTLPPLNVPLPGVSLPPPLPDYVEPGKTKVTTLPNGVKIASETSTNPAASIGLFVDCGSVYETPISFGATHLLERMAFKSTTNRSHLRTVREVEAIGGNVMASASREQMCYSYDALKTYVPEMVELLIDSVRNPVFLDWEVDEQLQKVKAEIAEISNNPQGLLLEAIHSAGYSGALANPLLAPESAINRLNSSILGEFVSENYTAPRMVLAASGVDHEELLAVAGPLLSDMPKVPPPEAPESVYVGGDFRCQADSPQSTHVALAFEVPGGWNNEKDAITLTVLQMLMGGGGSFSAGGPGKGMYSRLYLRILNQFQQIQSFSAFNSVYNNTGIFGIHATTSSDFVPKAVDLAARELLAMATPGEVDQVQLDRAKTSTKSAVLMNLESRMVAAEDIGRQILTYGERKPVEHFLHIIDGVTLKDISAFAEKIISSPLTMASWGDVVNVPRYDSVSSKFRA